A region of the Dromaius novaehollandiae isolate bDroNov1 chromosome W, bDroNov1.hap1, whole genome shotgun sequence genome:
AAGATATTCAGTGGTTAGCAACACTAAGTGTCCTGGGTCATGCCTGCCAGAGGCCAGCTTGGGCTACTTGCCATTTCAAAACCCACTTTTATCTTCTATCCTCCGTTATGAAGTCAGCGCTGGGTCACAGCGGGTACTATACAATCATAGCCCTCGGCAGGGATTGCACAAGGCCGCATTATTCACCTACTATGAAGCAACACACGCAGCCAGTGAGGAAACGGCGAAAACAAAAGAGCTTTACCGCATTTCTGACCTCTGCTCAGGTAGCCTGTGGCTATCAGAGCTGTCTCCTTACCTAGCGCAGAGGCTGACACCTAAAGCAGTGGGTAGGGCCAAGTCATGGGGCTGTGCCAACTTTTCTCCAGCTAAGAGTCACCAAACTTCAACTCCAAAAAGGAGAGGGCTGCACACCGTACATTACAAGTTCCTGCTCCAGTGGATCTTCTGATCCCTGTCCCCTGGTCCTCAAGCAACTGCCAGGACATGTCATTTAAGGAGCTGGGCCTGCACGGGATGGACCCAACTCTCTCAGACAGTATTCAGCCCCCCGGACTCAAGCACACAGCAAGGCCCAGCTCCACTGACCAGAAAGAGGTTGGGGTTTCAGAGCATACATCCCCCGCAGCATCCCCGGGCAGCTCCACCGAGGTTCCTGCCAGGAAACGAGAGCCTGGGTGCAAGCGAGGTGCTGCCCAGGGAAACAACCATCCAGCAATTGCAAAGATGCCCAGCAAAACAGGCAGCTACAGCAGCCAGCCTGACATAGAGGACCAGGAGAACAACTCCCTCTGCTAAGGGATGAGGAGACTTACAACTATGGAGGAGACAAGTGCAAACCGTGCGTTTGCCCCACATGCAAACCCACCTTCCTCATTTCATGACATATGACACAAACTAGCAGCCCACAGGCCATGTTAGGAGCTGCTAATTTAGCACTCAGTGGTTTTCACTTCATGGTCTGTGGACTACTTTAAAGGGATTCATGAAGggtaatcaaaaggaaaaaaaaagaagtctaatGCCAGTAAACTTAAATCTAATACTCAAGGGTCCATGCCTTTGCTGGCACAAGTTTTAGATGGCTGCCAGTGAAGCGAGGCCGAAATCTGCTGCTTGAAAGGAACCCGTTCCCTCTCCTGCCTCATCTCTCCCACTTCTCGGTTTTTCAGACCCTTTATCAGGAAGCCAGCAGATTCCAGCAACGTTAAAGATCCCAAAAAtatttcccctccccttctcagCAGTGACatgaagggagagaggagaaaggagtaaACAATTATTGCTACCAAATATGGATCTAACAGCCAGCGATGAAGCCACAGCCTAAGCATTTAAACATGCTGCCGGCAGATTCAAAGGGCCAAGGACCCGTCCTTCAGGAGAGGCAGCCCGGAGCTCGACAGCTTCGGCACTAAGGCTCAGGGCAGGAGACAACACGGGGAAACGACACAGCAAAGCAGGGCTGGGTAGGGAACAAGGAGTCATCGCAGACAGTGCGGAAGATGAGGCAGCCTCTCCCTTGCCTCATTAATTTGCTCCACCCAGGGCACGGTgggcagctccccagcccctcacaccctGTGGTCTTCTCCCTCCCAGCCGCTCTGGCTCGGCTCCGGGGCCGCTACGAGCCCAGAACGAGGAAGGGGTGCAACAAGCTCGGCGCGGCTGCAGTGCAGGAACCCGCGTCACATTTCCCCTTTTGGGGTTTACGCTCACAGCTGCAATGCTTTGACTGGAGCCCGTGGACAGGCAacagtgctgcaggcagcacaggaggagctCCAGGGCGGATGGGAGCTACGCatcccaccccagcaccctctCCTGGGGGCACAATCGGCCTTTTGTCCCGGGATCAGCAGTCCAACCGCCCACGtgaggccagctgcaggagctcTCAGGGGTGACCAGTGACCTCCTTTGGCCCCGAAGCAGCCAGGACACATGGCCAAGAGGAGAACGTCCTCAGGCTTCTCCACTCAACAATAAGTTATGCCAAACCTGGGTAAAACCCAGGGGCGCAGGCTTATCCTAGCGCTGCAGAGCTCACCTATACCTCCTGGGCTTGGAGAGGCAGAACTCCAGTTTGGATTTCCCCCTTCTCATCAGCAAACCTCTCAAATAGCCAggcgaggggaggggggaggaaaattGTCGGAGACACCCTTCCCACTTCCCCTCAGCTTGCAGTCACTACACGTCAAGCAGGGCGGACAGGAAGAGAGGAGGCACTTAGGCAACACAGGGcccagagaaaaaaggagagcttTGTAGCTCAGATGCCAGGGTAACACTGCTGTTCCCCACAAGACATGAAACCAATTAGTCAGCCCTGGGGCCTGACTGCACACCAGCACAGCAGCTGGTCCTCTTTCACGAGCTACCGCTCTGGACATCTTGTTAACATGCACTATCGCTGCGTAGTTGTCAAACGCTTTCGTATACACAATTTAAAGCCTACTCTAAAAGAGGCCACTTTTCCCTCCCTCGCAGGCACCCAGCCCAGCTGAGCCCCATGGGTGCGCTCCAAACGGGGAGGGGGACAGTGATAACCCCCTCTATAAATACCTCCAGACACAGCAGCATACAAGCTGGGAACTTCCTCTCCTGCGGCGCAGGGCAGCTATAATTGGCTCCGAACAGCCGAGCTGGTCAGACTCGGCGAAAAGGAAGTGCCAGGGGCACTTCCACGCTGGGGCACGTCCGGCTGGAGTTGGTCCCTGCAGTGCCCTGCCCGCCCTAGCCCAGCGCCCAGCCGGGGAAAGGAGCCCGTGCTGGAGAAAGGGGCACTGAACTCGCACCAGGCCTCCGGACGGATAATTACAGCAGGCTACGTTGCTGCCCTGGTACCAGACGAGACAGAAGAGTATTTCCATCCCAGCCACCAGGAGCCTCTTGCCCAGACCCACAGCTGGGGGCCGTTTTCAGCACCCCTGAGCTCCTACCGCTCTCCATATCCCACCACATGCCCGTGCACAGGGCTGCTCATTGACAAGTTACTCTGTGAGACTGGAGGAATGTTAACCGCCCCACCATCACCACTATCTCCACTGGTTTCATACCTACCATGGGTTTAGGCTGAGCCTACCTTAACGTTTCCCAGAAAGGGCTTTTCTATTTCAGGAACTGCCTCTGCCGTTTCCAGCCACTGCCCCTTCTCTTTCACAGGTTTTCAATCATATATTGCCATTTTCCTTCTGCTGGACTCCTCTGCTACACAAGTCCGCCAAGGCGCATCCCACTCACCTCCGAGCGGGCCGCATTGAACAGACACCACGGCCACCAGTCGGGGCATTAAGCGAAGCGGCAATATCCTGCTCGCACGCTCTGACTCACCTTGGGGCACTTGCAGACAGACGAGCCTGACTCACCTCCACCGTTAATTCCCCCCAGGGGACGGCTACGGTGCTGCTAAGCTTTACCTGCCCGGCACGGCCCCTCCCCGAGCCCCTCGCTTCAGCCGCAGTGAGTCGGGCTCGTCCCCTCGCGCAGATGCCTTAGGGCCGGGGCCCGCGGGGACGCAgaggcgccgcccgcccggccacAAGGCCGAGGGCGGCCTGCCGCGGGGACACCCTTCCCGTAGCCCCGGGCCGCAaggctctgccccggctcccccctcGGTAGCAGCACCCCTCCCCCGGTAAgcggcccccaggccctgccccagcccggcGGAGCAGGCGCTCCCGCCGCCTACCTGTGCGCCGGCAGGAGCTGCGCGCCTGGACGGCCAGGACCGCCGAGCctctgcggcggcggcggcggcggggcggcaccgcccgcttcccgccccgccccgccagcgCATGCGCATGCGCACGCTGCCCGCTGCCCACGGGGCTCCTCGCGCACCGCCCCTCCCGcgcgcgccgccaccgccgcgtgCCGGCAGCCAATGGGAGCCCGCCGCTTCGCCACCTCCCCCGCGGGCAGGGCggtgccgccccgccccgccccgccccgcgccgcgcgcgcGGCCTGCTGGGAGGGCGCTGACGTCATTCGTGGTGCGTTGGAAGCGGCGCTGCCGGACGGCGCCGCGCGGCGAGgtaaggggctgggggggcccaggcgtccggggctgccACCCCTTCCCGCCCCCTGCCTCCCGGAGCTGGGGGGGtcaggtgcccccccccgcccccgtccgAGCGAGCTGGGGCCGTCCACACAGCGCCGCGGGGGCTGGGGCGGCAGCAGGGCCCGGCGCTGGCGACCCCGGGGCTCCGCCGGGCTCCGTGCGGCCGTTGGCGCCCCGCGAGGTGCCGGGCACTGTGGGTCGCGCACGCGCGGTTGGCTCTGTGGAGAACGGGCGTTGCGGTGCGGGGGAGGCGGCGCCCTCAGGGTCCGGCCCTGGGCTGCGCTGCCCGGTGTTCAGTGGCCGCCAGGCGCAGCTGCCCCTCGGGTGCGTTGCGTGGCCGCGCCGTGCTTGCCGCGGGCAGCCTCGTCTGTGAGAGGTCTCGGCTCCACCAGGCGAGGTGCGCGGGCAGGGTCTGCCACGTACGGGGGTGCTCCCGTGGCCCTTCCTTCTGCCCCGtttgctctcttcctcccttgcTGCCTGCCCAGAGCTGCGTGTTCAGTGCGTGCTTCCTAGCTGGAGGATTCTGTGCCCGTGGAAACAACGGGCCCCAGCACTGCTTGGACTCTGCcttgcccccccgcccccttcctcTTCTTGCTCCATTTCCTGCTTACTTGGCTCAGTAAGCAGTGCAGTCTGGCATGGCTGCCCTGCACATCAGCTTCCTGCTTCCTGGCAGCTGGTGCAGCAGCTGTGTGGCTGCAGTCTGcactggctgcttttttttttttttttcccctcccaagtTGTGACACCTGTCAGCTAGATCCAAAAGTTTAATGGTGCCAGTGGgagtgctggcctggccagctgCAGGTCAGTGCCACAGCACCTTCAGGCATCAGTGAAATGGTGGAATTTGTTTACCTTGTATGCTCTCTGCAGGAGAAAGTCTGGGGCCCTTCCGCTTTCCCTCATCTTCCAGAACTTTGCCCTCTGGGTGGAGCCTCACCCCGATGGCCTGCTCCGACTAGGCTGGCAGGGAAGGCGATGCAGGGCAACCGCAAGTGGCGCCCACACCCTTGCTGGGATGGCAGTCATGAACTGGCCTCTTGCGTGGTGTCATTTCTGCAGGCTGCTGACCGCTGTTCCCATTGCACGAGGAGACTTTGTACTTCAGCACAGGGACTGAGTGATATGCCAGCGGAGTGCTGGTATCTCCACTGGGGCCCGTGGTCATTTTGGTTGTCTTGTTCAGATGTCGTGCCCAGAGGAACTGGCTGCCCTGGCAGATGAGGACCTGCTTGACTTTCTCCTGAAGGATGATATTCCCTGCACTGAAGTCCCAAGAGAGGAGAGCAGCCTGCTGGAAGACTGGGGCCTGCCAGAGCCTGAGGTGAGTTGTTCTGGAGGAATTGCTGGTGGGTTGTGATCCAGGAGGTTTGGCTCCCTGCTTAGTGGAAGCTTTTTCTCTGCAGCTTCTGAACAACAAGGAGATGGATGACTTCATCAGCTCCCTGCTGAGCCCCTTTGTAGATGAACCAGGCACGCTGCAGGGTTACTCACCTGCTGACAGTGACAGTGGCATTTCTGAGGACCAAAATTTGTCCCATAGCCCTGGCAGTGACTTTGCCAGCAGCCCTCGGAGCTCAGACATTGTGCAGTTTGATCACAATTACTCCCTTCATCAGGATGGGCCTGTGCTGGAAAGTGTGAGGTCTGAGGTGGCAGAAGGAGATGTTTCCATTGACCTTGGTAAGTCGGGGGTCTATCTTTTCTAGCAACGTGTGGTGTTGTGCCTAGCAGAAAAACAGTCCAGCGTAGGGTTTTCTTGTGTGGGAACCAGGCAGCAATGGATAGAACCAGCTTGGTGGTTCTCTGCGGCCGTACAGTTGTGGTCTCATGCTGCTCAAAGTTGGCTGGCCAAGTGGGTCTGTGCTGCCTCACAGAGGCCTGGAGCTTGactctcttctctttccctaGAGATGTGGACAGGTTTGGAAAGCCCAACTGAGGCACTGGAACAGAACTTCAGTTTTCCTACTGCTGTCGCCGTGGATGCTGGACCCCAGTATATGCCTGGAGCCACCATGCAGGTACTGACTCCCTAAGGCGTGGAAGTGTGTGCTGGTGGGCCCCGGCCTTTGCTCAcattctcctcttctctcctggctTAATTACTGTGGGGGTATCTCTGAGGAAAGCGTGATGCTGCTTTGGGAGAGCTGATCCTGGTTCTGTATGCCTTCTCTGCCCTGGACTGTACTTTGGATTCTTAGCAGgcctattttggctgttttctaGTTCGACTTCCCAGAGTTGATTCTGACGGAGGAGGAGAGGCAGCTCCTGGAGAAAGAAGGTGTTTCATTACCAACCAGCATGCCGCTGACCAAAGTGAGTCCTTGCTACAGCCGGTAACTCCCAAACTGACTCGAAGTACGTGAACACTTCAACCAGAGTAGGGGTTTACAATGCAGGACAGTGCCTTGCTGAGAGTATTAGCCCCCAGGTGCTGAGTTCAGGGCACCATCTGGCAGGTCCAGGGAAGGTGGATCCCTTCAAGGGCCAGGGGGATCCACATGCAAAGCAGTCTCTGTTTTTTTAGTCAGGTAGATGCAGAGCAGCCATCCCATTAGCTGTTGGGAGGTGATGTGGTTTCTTGTGGCAGGGGCTTCCTCTCTGCTGTGCAGAGACTGGAATGGAGAGGAAAGATCTGTGCTACTATTGCTGCTCAAGACATCTCCAGCAGTGTGAAATACCCTTTGGCTGTAGCCCTGGGCTGCCCGCAGAGATATGGAGAGCAGCAAGAAACCTAGCTGCTTTCAATCTCCCCAGTTGTGACTGTTTGCAGAAGACAATTGTTCTACAATTGCCCTCagcctttttcctcctgcttgtcTAATGGCTTGTGAGCTGTGTGCTTTTCATCTTGTTTGTGTGTGCCTCACTCTTTTGATAGACCTGGAAACTCCTGGTTGTGTCATCAGGCCAGAGTTTGCCTTCCAGCTAGTCCAGTTCATTCTGTGTTTTGGGGAAGACAGAGGACAAACGTACCTGGGTTGATGCCCTTCTCAGCAGGGATGAGCGCTGAGGCATCCACGGGTTTTGTTAGGCCTGAGTTGCCAACACCCTGGGGTGGCTGCTCATCAGAGACGGCTCTTGCAGGCTGAAGAGCGGCTTCTGAAGAAAGTGCGACGGAAGATCCGGAACAAGCAGTCAGCCCAGGATAGTCGTCGCAGGAAGAAGATCTACGTGGATGGCCTGGAAAACAGGTACCTGCACATGGCAGCagtactctgctgctgctgggatcTTGCAACCCTGGGCAGAAAGTCAGGTCGACCCTATAGTTTGGGCAGCAGCTCTTCTCAGGAGGCTCAAAAGCTTGGAAAAAGGTTTTCTGTGCTCTCTTAACTTTGGAGATGGCCCAGGGCTTGTTCAGTTTAAGCAGAATACTGGCTTGCCAGCGCCCACATGTTCTCCAGGTCAGACTAGTTTGCAATGCAGCCTCGTGTCACTGATCTACAGGGCTGACTGATGTGCAGTTAGGAGCAAGCATCATTATAGATAGTGTGATGCTTCTCTGAGGGACAGGTCAGGGCTCATCCTTCCCCAGCCTTGTGTGAGATGTCATTCTCCAGGCTTTGCACCACCTGGTGCCAGGTAGATGCCAGGAGCATCTGCCCCAGAGAGCCACCCGTAGAGCTGGGGGCTGATTTTCTGAGGAGGGACTCCAGTGAAGTCCCTGCCATTGGCTAACAAATTAAAACCTCTCTGTTTCTCCCCCCTGTGCTGTTTGTCTCTCCTGGGAAGGGTGGCAACCTGCACAGCTCAGAACCATGAGCTCCAGAAGaaggtgcagctgctgcagaagcagaacaTGTGAGTTCTCATTGTGGGATGTGGCTGGGGCTGTGATATGGAAGGCTGTTCCTCTCCTCAGGATTGCGATCTGTCCCTGGCTGGAAAGGGAGAGGTTCTTGCTTCAGCTGCTGCATTAATCTGCGTTGCCTGCTTTCTTGCAGGTCGTTGCTTGAGCAGCTGCGGAAACTTCAGGCCCTGGTGAGGCAGTCCACAACCAAAACTACCACAGCAAGCACCTGCATTATGGTGAGTGGCTTCAGCCCAGGTTTTTCTGAAGGGGTCTCTGTTGTCACCCCAAGTTTGGGAGAGTGGTATTAATTGCAGCCAGTGATGCCTGTGTATGCCCTAAGGTCAGGAGGGCTTTGCTGATggcctctttctccctttccaggTCCTGGTTCTGTCCTTCTGCCTCATTCTCTCCCCCAGCCTCTATTCATTTGGGAGCAGAGGGCCACAGCCAGAGCTCAGAGGTGAGTGCCCAGGGACTGAGGCCTGGTTCCAGGTGAAGTGTCACCCTCCAGGGCAGAGCACTTCCCTCAGAGATGGCCTGAACTCTTGGACAACAGCCCCTTGCCTGGGGTGAGCTTTTGGTTTGGCTTTACTGTCTTGCCCCAGCTCTGGACTCTTCCTCAGCCCCATTGCTGAGTCTTGCCTGGGGGTGGGGCCCTGGGTCAAGGGCAATACCAGAACTATGTAGATCCTTTCCCTCTTGGGGCACAAGCTGTGCTTGTGCCTGGTGGCTGTGCAGCACTGTTTCCTTGCCTCCGCTGGGAGGAGGCAGCCCTAGTTGAATGTCTTTTCTCCTATGGGCTCTGCGGTGTCCCGTGCTCAGAACAGGACCACAAGTTTGATGTGTCCTGCTCTCCAGGTGGGAATGACAAGGTTGGCTCTACCTCTCTTGCAGTGCTGTCACGGCAGATCCGCGAGTTCCCAAGCCAGGTTTGGCAGGCAGCACCTGATGTGCAGGAGGAAACTGTGCTGGAGAAGCTTAGTCCAGAGCCTGAAGATGCCTCGCTGTTGGGCAGCCTCAATCAGTCACGGGAAGAGGGGCA
Encoded here:
- the LOC112991941 gene encoding cyclic AMP-responsive element-binding protein 3; its protein translation is MSCPEELAALADEDLLDFLLKDDIPCTEVPREESSLLEDWGLPEPELLNNKEMDDFISSLLSPFVDEPGTLQGYSPADSDSGISEDQNLSHSPGSDFASSPRSSDIVQFDHNYSLHQDGPVLESVRSEVAEGDVSIDLEMWTGLESPTEALEQNFSFPTAVAVDAGPQYMPGATMQFDFPELILTEEERQLLEKEGVSLPTSMPLTKAEERLLKKVRRKIRNKQSAQDSRRRKKIYVDGLENRVATCTAQNHELQKKVQLLQKQNMSLLEQLRKLQALVRQSTTKTTTASTCIMVLVLSFCLILSPSLYSFGSRGPQPELRVLSRQIREFPSQVWQAAPDVQEETVLEKLSPEPEDASLLGSLNQSREEGQSPPKPDPRSAFNSNSSSDPPVAASSELGPLQPQDQRSGSDALRSAVTAAWEAKRQEWVERTASIVIQQHRVDEM